The proteins below come from a single Pedobacter sp. MC2016-14 genomic window:
- a CDS encoding DUF4998 domain-containing protein — MKFNIYILTACIATLFLVNSCSKDALDYRDYLDGAEKTYPGLPKQIQAAPGNHRVTLSWHPSPDPTVTQYRIFWNNGADSVQFNSNNHNPADMISKMIENLNEYDYSFTVYSYDQKGNRSVPVAINNVKVYGESYAASLTNRFLNVATPYDLGTSGITLNFEKADTINVATEIKYTMNDNMIKSLTIDSSVYSIYLPGYKSGTPILYKSSYKPVSNAIDIFTTTDYTSLSNIIIPLDKSLFKEVHVTNDVGTYNGSTSLSQIWNGNTSPTGYPDIFHSDGSHPLPHQLTFDLGKIYTGLSQFEIIGRDCCNNPVRFEIWGVSVLDASTITATPPNVAGWSQEMQGRGWSLLKDVTRTDDGKAPYKVKFDENSIPVRYIRIRVIGTSSGDAAYSNISEVSFWYK; from the coding sequence ATGAAATTTAATATATATATCCTAACTGCCTGCATTGCCACTTTATTTTTGGTTAATAGCTGTAGTAAAGACGCGCTTGATTACAGAGACTACCTCGACGGCGCAGAGAAAACATATCCCGGACTTCCAAAGCAAATACAGGCGGCTCCAGGAAACCATAGAGTAACCCTTTCATGGCATCCCAGTCCTGATCCAACTGTAACCCAGTATAGAATATTCTGGAATAATGGTGCTGATTCTGTTCAATTCAATTCAAATAATCATAATCCAGCGGATATGATTTCTAAAATGATTGAGAATTTAAATGAATATGATTATTCATTTACGGTGTATTCTTATGACCAAAAAGGAAATCGTTCTGTTCCAGTTGCTATTAATAATGTTAAAGTTTATGGCGAAAGTTACGCAGCAAGTTTAACGAATAGGTTTTTAAATGTAGCTACCCCATATGATCTGGGTACAAGTGGAATTACCTTGAATTTTGAAAAAGCAGATACAATTAATGTGGCTACGGAGATTAAATACACGATGAATGACAATATGATTAAATCGTTAACAATTGATTCTTCTGTATACTCAATTTATCTGCCTGGTTATAAATCAGGTACACCAATTTTATACAAATCAAGTTACAAGCCTGTAAGTAATGCTATTGACATATTCACGACTACAGATTATACAAGTCTGTCAAATATTATTATTCCGTTAGACAAATCCTTATTTAAGGAAGTTCATGTTACAAATGATGTGGGTACTTACAACGGCTCAACATCTCTTAGTCAAATATGGAATGGAAACACTAGTCCAACAGGGTATCCGGATATCTTTCACAGTGATGGAAGCCATCCGCTTCCGCATCAGTTGACATTTGATTTAGGAAAAATATATACTGGTTTATCTCAGTTTGAAATTATAGGTCGCGACTGTTGTAATAATCCAGTTAGATTTGAGATTTGGGGAGTATCGGTTTTAGATGCCTCAACGATTACAGCAACCCCTCCAAACGTAGCTGGATGGAGCCAGGAAATGCAAGGCAGGGGCTGGAGTTTACTGAAAGATGTGACTCGTACTGATGATGGGAAAGCACCATATAAAGTGAAGTTTGATGAAAATTCAATTCCTGTGCGATACATTAGAATCAGGGTAATTGGCACCTCAAGTGGAGATGCTGCCTATAGT